The following is a genomic window from Streptosporangiales bacterium.
CGCGGTCGAGCGCGCCAGGTCGGGTGGCGGGCCCTCGCTCATCGAGGTGCACACCGTCCGGCTCCTCGGTCACTTCGAGGGCGACGCCCAGGGGTACCGGCCCGAGCTCGAGGACGTGCCCGGCCGCGACCCGATCCCCACGTACGAGCGCACCCTGCGCGCCGACGGCGCCCTCGACGACGACGCCGTCGAGGGCATCGCCACCGAGGCGACCGAGCGTGTCGAGGACGCGATCAGCTTCGCCAAGAAGAGCGCCGTACCCGACCCGTCCACCGCACTCGCATACGTCTTCGCCTGAGAGGACGGCTCATGACAGTCACCGACACCCAGGCACCCAGCAGCCACCGCCTCACCACGTCGAAGGCGATGGTCGACGCCATCGCATACGAGATGGAACGCGACCAGGGCGTCGTCTACCTCGGCGAGGACGTCGGCCCGTACGGCGGCATCTTCGGCTCGACGGGCGGCCTGCTCGAGAGGTTCGGCCCCGAGCGGGTGATCGACACGCCGATCTCGGAGTCGGCGTTCATCGGCCTCGGCATCGGCGCGGCCGTCGAAGGGATGCGCCCGATCGTCGAGCTGATGTTCGCCGACTTCATGGGCGTCTGCCTCGACCAGATCTACAACCACATGGCGAAGATCCACTTCGAGTCCGGCGGCAACGTCAGGGTGCCGATGGTGCTCACCACGGCGGTGGGCGGCGGCTACTCCGACGGCGCGCAGCACTCGCAGTGCCTGTGGGGAACGTTCGCACACCTGCCCGGCATGAAGGTCGTCGTGCCGAGCAACCCGTACGACGCCAAGGGCCTGATGACGTCGGCGATCCGCGACGACAACCCCGTGGTCTACATGTTCCACAAGGGCGTCATGGGCCTGCCGTGGATGGTGAAGAACCCCCGCGCGACGGCCGACGTCCCCGACGACGCGTACGAGGTGCCGATCGGCAAGGCCGCCGTGGTCCGCGAGGGCAGCGACGTCACCGTCGTCACCGTCTCGCTGTCGGTGCACCACGCGCTCGACGTCGCGGAGAAGCTCGCCGACGACGGCATCAGCGTCGAGCTGCTCGATCTGCGCAGCCTCGTGCCGCTCGACCGCAGGGCGATCCTCGACTCGGTGACCAAGACGGGACGGCTCGTGGTCGTCGACGAGGACTACCTCTCGTACGGTCTGTCGGGCGAGGTGGCGGCGACGATCACCGACACCGACCCCGCGCTGCTGCAGGCACCCGTGCGCCGGGTGGCCGTGCCCGACGTGCCGATCCCGTACGCCCACGCGCTCGAGTACGCCGTGCTGCCGCGCCACGACAGGATCGAGGCGGCGATCCGCAGCGTGGTGGACGCGTGACCGACGTCGTCTTCCCCGCCCTGTCGGCGAAGGAGCCCGACGCCGAGGGCGTGCTGGCGACGTGGTTCGTGTCGGACGGCGACGCCGTTGCGGCCGACCAGCTGCTCGCCGAGGTGCAGGTCGACAAGGTCGCGGCGGAGGTGCCGGCGCCGTCCGCCGGCACCGTACGCCTCCTCGTCGACGAGGAGGCCGTGGTCACCCAGGGCTCTCCCATCGCCCGCATCGAGTAGCGGGAGCGCGCTCAGGGGTGGAACTCGCAGTCGGCGAGGTGGTCGTCGACGAGGCCGCACGCCTGCATCAGGGCGTACGCCGTGGTGGGTCCGACGAAGCGGAAGCCGAGGCCGCGCAGCCGCTTCGCCATCGCGGTCGACTCCGGCGTGACGGCGGGGACGTCGGTGAGTGTGTGGCGCGTCGGTGTGGACTCCGGCGCGAACGACCACACCTCGGCCGCGACTCCGCCCGGCACCTCCAGGGACGCACGGGCGTTGGCGACGGCCGCCTCGATCTTGGCCCGGTTGCGGACGATCCCCGTGTCTCCGAGCAGCCGCTCCACGTCGTGTGCGCCGAACTCGGCGACCACGGCCGGGTCGAAGCCCGCGAAGGCGGCGCGGAACGCCT
Proteins encoded in this region:
- a CDS encoding alpha-ketoacid dehydrogenase subunit beta, translated to MTVTDTQAPSSHRLTTSKAMVDAIAYEMERDQGVVYLGEDVGPYGGIFGSTGGLLERFGPERVIDTPISESAFIGLGIGAAVEGMRPIVELMFADFMGVCLDQIYNHMAKIHFESGGNVRVPMVLTTAVGGGYSDGAQHSQCLWGTFAHLPGMKVVVPSNPYDAKGLMTSAIRDDNPVVYMFHKGVMGLPWMVKNPRATADVPDDAYEVPIGKAAVVREGSDVTVVTVSLSVHHALDVAEKLADDGISVELLDLRSLVPLDRRAILDSVTKTGRLVVVDEDYLSYGLSGEVAATITDTDPALLQAPVRRVAVPDVPIPYAHALEYAVLPRHDRIEAAIRSVVDA
- a CDS encoding biotin attachment protein, producing the protein MTDVVFPALSAKEPDAEGVLATWFVSDGDAVAADQLLAEVQVDKVAAEVPAPSAGTVRLLVDEEAVVTQGSPIARIE
- a CDS encoding DNA-3-methyladenine glycosylase I — translated: MSDSAAVAGADGRLRCPWGLSADDYIAYHDEEWGRRVDDDHGIYERLTLEAFQSGLSWLTILRKREAFRAAFAGFDPAVVAEFGAHDVERLLGDTGIVRNRAKIEAAVANARASLEVPGGVAAEVWSFAPESTPTRHTLTDVPAVTPESTAMAKRLRGLGFRFVGPTTAYALMQACGLVDDHLADCEFHP